The DNA sequence CCTTCGTCCATGTCGATGAAGCGAACATTGCCACCGTCAGCGCGCAGCATCGGCCGAATGCGCGTCGCCAGAAGCTCCTTCACCGCCAGTATCACTTCATCATCATCTTCGTTAGGCTCAGTATCGTCGTTATAACCCATCAACTCCGCTTCACCTGCCTCGGAAAGCACGTTTTCCTTGCTCTCTGCAAACTCAACAATCACCTCCTTAATGATATGCACCAAGGCGGCCCAGTCAGCTTGCGGGTCCTTACGTACGGTCACGTACTCGTCGGCCAGGAAGATGGCCTGCACCCCTGCCACACCGAAGAGGGCCTCAGCCAGCGGTGACTTGTAGGCATGCGCAGGGGAGGGAATGTCCATGGAAAACTCTGGCTTGAGGAAGGAAAAATCcatggagaagaagcgcaggcAGTCTGGGTTCGGTGTCTCGTTGGTTTCGAGAACAAGAAAGCGACACTGCACCATACACGCAGCGAATGATGACCCGGCGGTTGCGCTAGCAGCGGAAAGAACAACACTGCAACTGAGAGAGTGGCGATACGCTGAGCTGCGCGGCAGGCGCGTGCTAAGAAGAGCGGTACCCCTAAAGTTCCGGACACCCGACAACGTCATCTGTACGCCCGGTCGCCTCAGCATTTTGTGTGTTTACAGCGAGGCACACGCCCAGACAGCAGTGGGGTACGAAGAAACGTGAATGCCCACCTAAGACGGTGGACGGTGTGCCACAATGAGAAATAAATgccaaacaaaaaaaaaagcagccaacaacgagagagaagtggggAGACGGAAACGACGTGAGAAGGGGTGGCGTCGTGCGCTCGCGTCCACTGGCCAGGGAGGACGACTGCGCACGGCAGCTCTGTACGCTTCgcagcaaagagagagggacagaaGAAGGGAAGTCCTAACATGTACGTCAATGCAGCAAGCGCAACAATAAGAAAAGCTGCCGCGTGACGGAGATACGCAGGgcaccacctgcagcacctcagcCGGTCTGTAGGTGCTCAACAGTCTCTACACCACATGCTGCAGAGGCCCCACATATTCACGATCGATTTTGTTCTCCTTCAGCACGTCCATTCGCCccgtggtgcgaagcagcactagaggcacagcagcgcaacgcGCTGACCCAGCCCAcacgccacacacactccctcACAGGTTTCCCCACACCTGCCACCCCCAATGACGGGgaacacctcagtgcgtggcatccgGCGcccaggctccccacaccagcaggcagtgaGGACCGGCTGAGATGCGTTCcagtcacgctggcactcaCCCCATCATGGGGatggcacacgcacgttcGTGCTCTTGCGggacacccccccccctccgacGCCACCCAGAACGCCACCACCAACCCCCGCAGCGTTGCATCCGCCCTCAGCTCCCCGCGCCGCAGACGCGTGAcgctgtcaccaccagacgTGGCTCGGGCACTGTTAGGGATGAGGAGGGACGgcctggcttccccacacagagggTGGGGACGCCTGGGCGCCGGATGCCATGCACTGAGGTATCCCTACTCACGTGGAAGAAGAGTCAGTGACCGAAAGGCACAACAACGCTGAGCCGAAGGATGGCGGTAGAAATAGCTGCACTTTGAGTCTTTAAAAAGACGAAGCTAGCAGCTGGTCGGcatgtgcgtttgtgtgtgtgtgcgccaaCCCCTGAGGATGTGCAGACGGTGGTGCAGTCGGCGCAGATTGGGGCAGCTTGCACTGTACTGCGTGCCCCGCAATAGACCACCCGGACAGAACGCGTGTACGAAGAGCTCGAAAGGAACGAGAAAAACGTGTGAAACTGTGAGGATCAAGGGGAGGGACAGAAACTCCAAGAGACCACCAACATGAGACggcagaggggagagggtcAGTGACGCCGCATATGTGGTGACTCACTGCGCACCAGTCAGCGGTGCATGTTCTGCATCGACACAAGCCAAGAAGCAGCGAATGTGAGGAGAAGCACGTAAGGTCCGATGTCTGTGTggcacctccctccccatcgTCCTTGCGATGTGCACGCATGCTCGCTAGGGCATCAGGCATCAGGCATCAGGGGCCTCAGATGTGGCTGAGACACCAAGGAGAGCGCACGAGTCTCTTTTCCGTCGCTCTTCGTCATCCGTATCACGTACAACACCCCAGCGAGGTTCgcggaaaaagagaggagatgtTAGGCTGGGCATGTATATATCGCTCTGGGCGTGTAGACGAGGGAGCCCCATTATGCAGCTGTGTACCGGAGAATCAGAAGTTGTGGGCAATCGCTGAGGAAGGGGCCTGTGCAGCTTCGGGATGGAGATAAGGGGAATGAGTGATGAGGGAaagtggggggaggcaaaCACCGACCAGGCGCCAGGCGCCCCGTCCCCTTC is a window from the Leishmania panamensis strain MHOM/PA/94/PSC-1 chromosome 26 sequence genome containing:
- a CDS encoding hypothetical protein (TriTrypDB/GeneDB-style sysID: LpmP.26.0190) is translated as MVQCRFLVLETNETPNPDCLRFFSMDFSFLKPEFSMDIPSPAHAYKSPLAEALFGVAGVQAIFLADEYVTVRKDPQADWAALVHIIKEVIVEFAESKENVLSEAGEAELMGYNDDTEPNEDDDEVILAVKELLATRIRPMLRADGGNVRFIDMDEGTVFLLLEGACKSCPSSHITLKSGIERMLMHWIPEVVEVQEVSDEVAADILSEKRLRKQMKEKGEIVEAK